The following are encoded together in the Oceanobacillus zhaokaii genome:
- a CDS encoding GNAT family N-acetyltransferase, producing the protein MTTINKGENKFYIGDDIRNPIAEMTFVQSGNSRIVIDHTYVSEDLRGQGIAGELLEQVVLYAREEEKKILPLCPYAKQKLEGNSAYMDVLSV; encoded by the coding sequence ATGACTACAATAAATAAAGGGGAAAATAAATTTTATATTGGAGACGATATTCGAAATCCAATTGCTGAGATGACGTTTGTGCAATCTGGGAATAGCAGAATAGTCATTGATCATACCTATGTTTCGGAAGATCTTCGTGGTCAAGGTATTGCAGGAGAATTACTGGAGCAAGTTGTATTATATGCTAGAGAAGAAGAGAAGAAAATCCTTCCACTCTGCCCCTATGCCAAGCAAAAACTAGAAGGCAATTCTGCATACATGGATGTACTAAGTGTTTAA
- a CDS encoding excisionase family DNA-binding protein, protein MYLTVQETAEYLSISVKNVAALIMEGKIRAVYDGNDYLIYKEQFTTHFEQVEKYQQMIQDYLNEPIPEDIDIKDED, encoded by the coding sequence ATGTACCTAACTGTTCAGGAAACTGCTGAGTATTTATCAATAAGTGTGAAGAATGTTGCAGCATTAATAATGGAAGGTAAAATTCGCGCCGTCTATGACGGGAATGACTACCTAATATATAAAGAACAATTTACAACTCATTTTGAGCAGGTTGAAAAATATCAACAAATGATTCAAGATTACTTAAATGAGCCAATTCCTGAGGATATTGATATCAAGGATGAAGATTAA
- a CDS encoding RluA family pseudouridine synthase, with product MSNKYRHDAKSFVYKVEEEAELLAFLLKVMSNRSRNSVKSILARGQVTVDDHLETKYNYPLYPGQTVKILKNKAAIKESVLIGMSIQYEDDDIIVINKEAGLLSIATAKEKKSTAHHQLMEYVRNEDPENRIFVVHRLDKDTSGVMLFAKNEQAKKTLQNNWNTVVKERTYVALVEGKVTEEKGYMKSWLRESKTHLVYSSHTPNDGLLAVTRYSLIQANQDFSLLELQLETGRKNQIRVHMQDLGHPVVGDKKYGSKENPIRRLGLHAKVLAFTHPTTGKVLSFEADVPKSFFAKSK from the coding sequence ATGTCAAACAAATATCGACATGACGCAAAATCATTCGTATATAAAGTAGAGGAAGAAGCGGAATTATTAGCTTTCCTATTAAAGGTAATGTCCAATCGAAGCAGGAATTCAGTTAAATCAATTCTTGCACGTGGTCAGGTCACTGTGGATGACCATCTTGAAACAAAATATAATTATCCACTATATCCAGGACAAACAGTTAAAATTCTGAAAAACAAAGCCGCAATTAAGGAAAGTGTTTTAATCGGCATGTCTATTCAATATGAAGATGACGATATCATCGTCATTAATAAAGAAGCAGGATTATTATCGATTGCGACTGCAAAGGAAAAGAAATCAACAGCACATCATCAATTGATGGAATATGTGAGAAATGAGGATCCTGAGAATCGAATTTTTGTCGTGCATCGTTTGGACAAGGATACTTCAGGTGTGATGCTATTTGCAAAAAATGAGCAGGCTAAGAAGACATTGCAGAATAATTGGAACACGGTGGTTAAGGAACGTACCTATGTTGCATTAGTTGAAGGAAAAGTCACTGAGGAAAAAGGTTATATGAAGTCATGGTTAAGAGAAAGCAAGACACACTTAGTTTACTCAAGTCATACCCCAAATGACGGGCTGCTTGCCGTTACACGCTATAGCTTAATTCAAGCCAATCAAGACTTTTCATTGCTAGAGCTTCAGCTCGAAACTGGTAGAAAAAACCAAATTCGCGTGCATATGCAGGATTTAGGACACCCAGTTGTTGGCGATAAAAAATATGGTTCAAAGGAAAATCCGATTCGCAGACTTGGACTCCATGCGAAAGTCTTGGCATTTACTCATCCGACGACAGGGAAGGTATTGTCGTTTGAAGCGGATGTGCCTAAGTCGTTTTTTGCTAAGTCGAAATAA
- a CDS encoding P1 family peptidase, protein MGLQKGKENCIIDVEGVKVGHVTLYERIDDENNICTGVTAILPHSGNLYRKKVYAGSAVINGFGKTAGLVQLEELGLLESPIMLTNTFSVGAVMQGTLQYMLEQTEEIGDTTSTINLVVGECNDGYLNSIRLQAVKPEHAVDAIRAATTSPVEEGAIGAGKGMVCFGHKGGIGTASRIVEVDNQHYTVGSLVLSNFGKREHALFANLDSKKLDTPDGSIMMIIATDAPLYDRQLRRLAKRCAIGIGRTGSNIDNGSGDIAIAFSTANTYDHHENKPFESIEFIRDDHPLMNQLFQAVIEATEEAVIRSLAFAETTKGRKGRIVEKAPI, encoded by the coding sequence ATGGGATTACAAAAGGGAAAAGAAAATTGCATTATTGATGTTGAAGGTGTAAAGGTTGGACATGTTACTTTATACGAAAGAATCGATGATGAAAATAATATTTGTACTGGGGTGACAGCAATTCTTCCTCATTCAGGTAATCTGTATCGAAAAAAGGTTTACGCCGGAAGTGCGGTTATCAATGGATTCGGCAAAACGGCTGGACTTGTCCAGCTCGAGGAGCTTGGATTGCTTGAATCGCCGATTATGCTGACCAATACGTTTAGTGTCGGCGCTGTTATGCAGGGTACATTGCAATACATGCTTGAACAAACAGAAGAAATTGGTGACACGACGAGTACGATTAATCTTGTTGTTGGTGAATGCAATGATGGTTATTTAAATTCGATTCGGCTTCAAGCAGTAAAGCCTGAGCATGCGGTAGATGCTATTCGCGCCGCAACAACATCTCCCGTTGAAGAAGGTGCGATTGGCGCTGGTAAAGGGATGGTTTGCTTCGGGCATAAGGGTGGTATTGGAACTGCATCTCGAATTGTGGAGGTTGATAATCAGCATTATACGGTTGGCTCTCTTGTTCTAAGTAATTTTGGAAAAAGAGAGCATGCACTATTTGCTAATTTAGATTCAAAAAAACTCGATACACCAGATGGCTCTATCATGATGATTATTGCGACAGATGCTCCACTATATGACCGACAGCTAAGAAGACTTGCTAAACGCTGTGCAATAGGCATTGGCCGAACAGGCAGCAATATCGATAATGGCAGTGGTGATATTGCTATTGCATTTTCCACCGCAAATACATATGACCATCATGAAAATAAACCGTTTGAATCTATTGAGTTTATTAGAGATGATCACCCATTGATGAATCAGTTATTCCAAGCAGTGATAGAGGCAACAGAAGAAGCAGTAATTCGTTCATTAGCATTTGCCGAAACGACAAAAGGAAGAAAAGGAAGAATTGTAGAGAAGGCACCGATTTAG
- a CDS encoding redoxin domain-containing protein yields the protein MVKKIIIMIIFVTCISCIGFTDLSNADDTVGTEIGNIAPDFEIQSLDGERVKLKDLRGKRVMLNFWATWCPPCRVEMPDMQKLHENEDIIVLAVNLTDSEMSQNDITTFVNEFGLTFPVGLDKSGEISKLYKINPIPTTFMIDSDGIIRFKLFGAMSYNMMTEELEKMD from the coding sequence ATGGTAAAAAAAATAATAATAATGATCATTTTTGTGACATGTATTTCATGTATCGGGTTTACTGATTTGTCAAACGCAGATGATACGGTAGGGACTGAAATTGGCAATATCGCCCCTGATTTTGAAATACAATCTTTAGATGGAGAAAGGGTAAAACTTAAGGATCTACGCGGAAAGCGCGTGATGTTGAATTTCTGGGCAACATGGTGTCCGCCTTGTCGAGTGGAAATGCCTGATATGCAGAAGCTTCATGAAAATGAAGATATTATAGTACTCGCCGTTAATCTAACAGATTCGGAAATGAGCCAAAACGATATTACTACATTCGTAAATGAGTTCGGATTAACGTTTCCAGTAGGACTAGATAAATCGGGAGAAATATCAAAACTATATAAAATTAATCCAATCCCAACTACTTTTATGATTGATTCAGATGGAATAATCCGTTTTAAATTGTTCGGAGCGATGAGTTATAACATGATGACTGAAGAGCTTGAAAAGATGGATTAA